Genomic segment of Deltaproteobacteria bacterium PRO3:
TCCCTCCGGACCCGGAGGCACGACGACGGCGCCGGGCGGCGAAACCCCCGCCGCGCCCGCGGAGGGCGCGCCCTCCACGGGAACTCCTTCTGCCCCCGCATTGACGCCGACGGATGTTGCGAATGAGGAACCGGATCCCGCCGTTCCCGACGCGGGGCAGGGCTTCGGCCCCTCCGTTGGCTCCGCTGGGGATAACGGCTTGGACCGCGGCGACCGGACGGTCGAAGGAGAAAATTTCGTGGCGGGCGCCTTTGCGATGTCCGGCTCCGGTTGCTCCCTGCAGGGCTTCACCGCCGCGGGCGGATTTCCTTCTCCGTATGGGATCCTCTTCCTGATTCCCTGGCTGATTCGGCGCTTGCACGGGCCGCGGCCGCGCGGCTAGGCGGCCCGTGGTCGAAGGACCGGATAAACTCTCGACAGACCGGCGAGTCGGACCGACAATGTCGCATGATTCAGCCGTCCCAGTTGCGGAGACCCGATCCACGGCCACCGGTTTTCCCATTTCGCTGGGTCGGACTCTTGCTGGTTTTCGAGCTTTGGGTCTTGGTCTTCGTCTTCCAATCCATGATCTATGGATGCGATCGGATCGCGTGGCGCTTGCTCGGTTACCATCGGAAAACCCGCTACGTTCGGCGCGGCGCCTGCGCGCGGACGGGCCTGTGCTGCCGGACTTTGGGCATCGAGCTGCCGGAGTCGTGGGTGCGGCGGCCTCGGGTGGTCGCTTTTTTTCAGCGCTGGTACGCGCTCGTCCACAATTTCCAGCCGATCGGGCCGCCGCAGGGCCGCCTGCTTCCGTTTTCCTGCGGTTACCTGCGCGACGGCCGTACCTGCGGCGTCTACCCTTTTCGTCCCAAGCTTTGCCGGGAGTATCCCCAAGTCGGTCTCTTCGGGAAGGTGGAGCTGCACCGCGGGTGCGGCTATTGGTTCGTGGAGCGCGCGAAGCTGGGGAGCTTCGAGGAACGCCTGCTGCGGGAGCAGCACGAGGCCGAGCGCCGGGAGTATTCGCGGGCGGCCGGCGGAGCGACGGATGGGCTCACCTAAGGGCCCGGTAGCGAGGGCGTTCGGCTCAGAGATTTCGATTTCCTGCTTTATTCTTTAGCAGCCACGCCTTCTCTCTTGCCGCGACTTTTCCCTTCAATCCACCGGGGGTATCGATGCTTGCGAGGAGAGTTGATTCATAATGTTCTCTATAGAGTCGTTGTATTTCTTCATTGCCGACCGAAAAAGGAGGCCCCGCCATCAAGTCTTGATCGTACTCATAACAAATGAGTAATTGCGGGGCTTGATTCGTGATCTCCATTAAATGCTTTGCGTATCGACGGCGCATTTCTTCGGGAAGGGCTACTAAAGCCGCCCGGTCATAAATCGCATCCACGTCACCGAGCAGCCTGCGAGACAAATCAAATATATCTCCAACAAATATGTCGATGTTTTTCGCGCTGTAGAGATCTGTTTTACCCGCTCCGGATATTTTCGGTTCAACTCCTAACTCCAAAAATAATTGCTCGACGGCAAGCGGGCTCAATTCCGCTCCGGAAACGCGATACCCCCTAGAAATTAACCAATGAATATCGAGCGTCTTGCCGCACAACGGTAAAAAAACACGACCGTCTTTCGCCACTGAAAGACGGTCTAGATATTTCACCAGTAGGGGGTTGGCTTTGCTTCCGTGAAAGGCAATTTCGTTTATTTTCCACTTTTGGTGCCAAAATCCCGCTTCCATAAAAGACGATTCCTTTGAAAATGGATTTACAACTCTCTTGGCAGCCCTAGCGGGTACGGTTGGCGAGGACGGCCGGCGCATCGGCGCCTTCATCGGAGCCCGGGCTCTGGACGCCGGTGCCTCGGGTCAACATGAGGCGGAAATTGTCGTAGATGCGCCGCTTGTCCTCTTGCGTCGGTTGCGTCGTGGAAAAGGTGACGATTCCGATGTCGAAGGTGACGATGAATTTCGCGAGGCCCGCAATATCGCAATCGGGGGGGAGCTCGCCGCGGAGGCGCGCGGCCTCCAGATTTTTCAGGACCATTTGCTCGGAGGCGGCGACGAAGTCCCGCACGCGTTTGCGGATTCTCTCGTTGAGCACCTCTTGTTGGGTGAGCGCATTGGTCATGAAGCAGCCGTAGGGAAAATCGGAAAAGACCACCAGGCGCACTTCTTCCAGGATATTGGCCATTCCCAGGGGTTCGCGGTTGAGGACCTCGCTCAAATGGCGGAGCCCGCCCAGGTAGTGATCCACCGCGGCCTCGTAGAGGCCGTCCTTGCCGCGAAATTCTTTGTAAAGGCTGAAGCGGTTTAGGCCCGTCACCTCCACCAATTCCTGGAGATGCGTGCCCTCGTAGCCCTTGCGCCAAAACAGGTGCATGGCCTTTTCCAGGACTTCGTCGCGATTGTAGCCCTTGTGTCGGCCCATTTCGGTTCATCCTCTTTCTCCTAAAATCGCCTACTTAGAATTTTTTTGCAATATTTTTCACCTATCGTTCTGAAAAATGTTGACTTGGAAGTTAAAATCCGTAGAATGAGTTTTATCACTTATCGTTCTGAAATTAATCAGAATGATTTCAGATAGTTAAGGAGGGAGTGCCATGAGCGATTATTCATACCAAGACTGTTTAGAGGCCTCATACCGGGTGAATTGGCGGATCGAGGAGGTCCTGGGACCGCGAAAATTCGACCCGGCGAAGCGTTGGATGCCCTCGGCCCTGTCCGCGGCCCCCGCCATCGCCTGCCTGTCCCAAGCCGAAAAAATCAAGCTCAGTCACGTCGAGATGGGCGCCTACGCCCACTTGTTCGGCTACGTCGAGGAATTCATCGCACCGCTGATCACCGACCGGGCCAAGACTCACGGAGAAGGCTGGGGAGAGGCCCTCGAGGCACTGGCCAACTTCGTGGCGGAAGAGGTGAAGCATATGCACCTCTTCCGCAAGCTGCGACGCAGGGTCGACGAGCAGCTGGGTTTTTCCCTCAAGCTGCTGGACGGCGAGCAGGAGGTCGCGCGTTACGTCCTCGGAAAAAATCCCGGCGCGGTGCTCCTGCTCACCGCTTGCATCGAGTGGTTCACCCAACTTCATTATCTGACCGCCATCCGCGAGGACTCGGACTTGGACGTCCTGACCAAGAACGTCTTTCGCG
This window contains:
- the tmpT gene encoding thiopurine S-methyltransferase, which codes for MEAGFWHQKWKINEIAFHGSKANPLLVKYLDRLSVAKDGRVFLPLCGKTLDIHWLISRGYRVSGAELSPLAVEQLFLELGVEPKISGAGKTDLYSAKNIDIFVGDIFDLSRRLLGDVDAIYDRAALVALPEEMRRRYAKHLMEITNQAPQLLICYEYDQDLMAGPPFSVGNEEIQRLYREHYESTLLASIDTPGGLKGKVAAREKAWLLKNKAGNRNL
- a CDS encoding YkgJ family cysteine cluster protein codes for the protein MIQPSQLRRPDPRPPVFPFRWVGLLLVFELWVLVFVFQSMIYGCDRIAWRLLGYHRKTRYVRRGACARTGLCCRTLGIELPESWVRRPRVVAFFQRWYALVHNFQPIGPPQGRLLPFSCGYLRDGRTCGVYPFRPKLCREYPQVGLFGKVELHRGCGYWFVERAKLGSFEERLLREQHEAERREYSRAAGGATDGLT
- a CDS encoding TetR/AcrR family transcriptional regulator codes for the protein MGRHKGYNRDEVLEKAMHLFWRKGYEGTHLQELVEVTGLNRFSLYKEFRGKDGLYEAAVDHYLGGLRHLSEVLNREPLGMANILEEVRLVVFSDFPYGCFMTNALTQQEVLNERIRKRVRDFVAASEQMVLKNLEAARLRGELPPDCDIAGLAKFIVTFDIGIVTFSTTQPTQEDKRRIYDNFRLMLTRGTGVQSPGSDEGADAPAVLANRTR